The Burkholderia ambifaria AMMD genome has a segment encoding these proteins:
- a CDS encoding YlcI/YnfO family protein: MKTAAMCALRVDQTLLEEAQTVLAENETLSAFVESTLRAAIARRRSQREFVARGVLSAEEARRTGEYVDAAEVQVELGTMLKAARAAKITG, translated from the coding sequence ATGAAGACTGCGGCGATGTGCGCGCTTCGAGTCGATCAGACATTACTCGAGGAAGCGCAAACCGTGTTGGCGGAAAACGAGACGCTGTCTGCGTTCGTCGAATCGACGCTGCGCGCCGCGATTGCACGCCGGCGCTCGCAGCGCGAGTTTGTCGCGCGCGGCGTATTGTCGGCGGAGGAGGCGCGGCGCACCGGTGAATACGTCGACGCCGCAGAAGTCCAGGTCGAACTTGGGACGATGCTGAAAGCCGCGCGTGCAGCGAAGATAACGGGTTAG